In Actinomadura citrea, a single window of DNA contains:
- the gcvP gene encoding aminomethyl-transferring glycine dehydrogenase: protein MTAQFFAPVAAPQHPRSAFADRHVGPSPDDQARMLAAIGYSGAEALIDQAVPAAIRTSRPLELPPALSETAALDRLRELASRNTVLTSMIGLGYHGTTTPGVIMRNVLENPGWYTAYTPYQPEISQGRLEALLNFQTMVGDLTGLPVANASMLDEGTAAAEAMALAHRVSRRKDPGTFLVDADALPQTIEVVRTRAIPLGIEIVIADLSRGLPDGDFFGVLLQYPGASGAVRDLEPVIAQAHERGAKAVVAADLLALTLLRPPGEFGADIAVGSAQRFGVPYGFGGPHAGYMAVGEGIQRQLPGRLVGVSVDADGATAYRLALQTREQHIRREKATSNICTAQVLLAVMASMYAVYHGPEGLAAIAQRTHRRAAEIAAGLRAGGVEVVHDSFFDTVLARVPGRAAEVVAAACERGVNLRPDGPDRVAIACDETTLPAHVTAVLEAFGAAAAGEVPEAFPDALRRESPYLTHPVFHAHRSETAMLRYLRRLQDKDIALDRSMIPLGSCTMKLNATAEMEPITWPQFAAVHPFAPLDQAAGYVELIGELEGFLAEITGYAKVSVQPNAGSQGELAGLLAIRGYHASRGEEHRDVCLIPSSAHGTNAASAVMAGMRVVVVTCDEGGNVDLDDLRAKLGEHGDRLAAIMLTYPSTHGVFEETITEVCAAVHEAGGQVYVDGANLNALVGLARPGEFGSDVSHLNLHKTFCIPHGGGGPGVGPIGVREHLAPFLPNHPLREEAGPGTGVGPISAAPWGSAGILPISWAYIAMMGPDGLRAATEGAIIGANYLAARLAPHYPILYTGRNGLVAHECIADLRKITKETGITAEDVAKRLIDYGFHAPTLSFPVAGTLMIEPTESEDLAELDRFCDAMIEIRREIQRVADGGYDAEDNPLKNAPHTAACLVSDDWKHAYSREEAAYPLPSLRENKYWAPVRRIDQAYGDRNLVCSCPPPEAYED, encoded by the coding sequence ATGACCGCCCAGTTCTTCGCCCCTGTGGCCGCGCCGCAGCATCCGCGGTCGGCGTTCGCCGACCGGCACGTGGGCCCCTCACCGGACGACCAGGCGAGGATGCTGGCCGCCATCGGCTACTCCGGCGCCGAGGCGCTGATCGACCAGGCGGTCCCCGCCGCGATCCGCACGTCCCGGCCGCTGGAGCTGCCGCCCGCGCTGAGCGAGACCGCCGCGCTCGACCGGCTCCGCGAGCTGGCTTCCCGCAACACCGTCCTGACGTCCATGATCGGGCTCGGGTACCACGGGACGACCACGCCCGGCGTGATCATGCGGAACGTGCTGGAGAACCCGGGCTGGTACACCGCCTACACGCCCTACCAGCCGGAGATCTCCCAGGGGCGCCTCGAGGCCCTGCTGAACTTCCAGACGATGGTGGGCGACCTGACCGGGCTGCCCGTCGCGAACGCCTCCATGCTGGACGAGGGCACCGCCGCCGCCGAGGCCATGGCCCTCGCGCACCGCGTCTCCAGGCGCAAGGACCCCGGGACGTTCCTCGTCGACGCCGACGCCCTCCCGCAGACGATCGAGGTCGTCCGGACCCGCGCCATCCCGCTCGGCATCGAGATCGTCATCGCCGACCTGTCCCGCGGCCTCCCCGACGGCGACTTCTTCGGCGTGCTGCTGCAGTACCCGGGCGCGTCCGGCGCCGTCCGCGACCTGGAGCCGGTCATCGCCCAGGCCCACGAGCGCGGCGCCAAGGCCGTCGTGGCCGCCGACCTGCTCGCGCTGACGCTGCTGCGCCCGCCCGGCGAGTTCGGCGCCGACATCGCGGTGGGCTCGGCGCAGCGGTTCGGCGTCCCCTACGGGTTCGGCGGCCCGCACGCCGGCTACATGGCGGTCGGCGAGGGCATCCAGCGCCAGCTTCCCGGGCGGCTCGTCGGCGTGTCCGTCGACGCGGACGGCGCCACCGCCTACCGGCTGGCGCTGCAGACCCGCGAGCAGCACATCCGCCGCGAGAAGGCCACCAGCAACATCTGCACCGCCCAGGTCCTGCTCGCCGTGATGGCGAGCATGTACGCGGTCTACCACGGTCCCGAGGGGCTGGCCGCGATCGCGCAGCGGACGCACCGCCGGGCCGCCGAGATCGCCGCGGGGCTGCGCGCCGGCGGCGTCGAGGTCGTGCACGACTCGTTCTTCGACACCGTCCTGGCCCGTGTGCCCGGCCGCGCCGCCGAGGTCGTCGCGGCGGCCTGCGAGCGCGGCGTCAACCTGCGCCCGGACGGGCCCGACCGGGTCGCCATCGCCTGCGACGAGACGACGCTGCCCGCGCACGTCACGGCCGTGCTGGAGGCCTTCGGCGCCGCCGCGGCCGGCGAGGTCCCCGAGGCGTTCCCGGACGCCCTGCGCCGCGAGAGCCCCTACCTGACCCACCCCGTCTTCCACGCGCACCGCTCCGAGACCGCGATGCTGCGCTACCTGCGCAGGCTCCAGGACAAGGACATCGCGCTCGACCGCTCCATGATCCCGCTCGGCTCCTGCACGATGAAGCTGAACGCCACCGCCGAGATGGAGCCGATCACCTGGCCGCAGTTCGCCGCCGTCCACCCGTTCGCGCCGCTCGACCAGGCCGCCGGCTACGTCGAGCTGATCGGCGAACTGGAGGGCTTCCTCGCCGAGATCACCGGGTACGCGAAGGTCTCCGTCCAGCCGAACGCCGGCTCCCAGGGCGAGCTGGCCGGCCTGCTCGCCATCCGCGGCTACCACGCCTCCCGCGGTGAGGAGCACCGCGACGTCTGCCTGATCCCGTCCTCGGCGCACGGCACCAACGCCGCGAGCGCCGTCATGGCCGGGATGCGGGTCGTCGTCGTCACGTGCGACGAGGGAGGCAACGTCGACCTCGACGACCTGCGCGCCAAGCTCGGCGAGCACGGCGACCGGCTCGCGGCGATCATGTTGACCTACCCGTCCACGCACGGCGTCTTCGAGGAGACGATCACCGAGGTGTGCGCGGCCGTGCACGAGGCCGGCGGCCAGGTCTACGTCGACGGCGCCAACCTCAACGCGCTCGTCGGCCTGGCCCGCCCCGGCGAGTTCGGCTCGGACGTCTCCCACCTCAACCTGCACAAGACGTTCTGCATCCCGCACGGCGGCGGCGGCCCCGGCGTCGGCCCGATCGGCGTCCGCGAGCACCTGGCCCCGTTCCTGCCCAACCACCCGCTGCGCGAGGAGGCCGGCCCCGGCACCGGCGTCGGCCCCATCTCCGCCGCCCCGTGGGGTTCGGCCGGCATCCTGCCGATCTCCTGGGCCTACATCGCGATGATGGGCCCGGACGGTCTGCGCGCCGCCACCGAGGGCGCCATCATCGGCGCCAACTACCTCGCCGCCCGCCTCGCCCCGCACTACCCGATCCTCTACACCGGCCGCAACGGCCTCGTCGCCCACGAGTGCATCGCCGACCTCCGTAAGATCACCAAGGAGACGGGGATCACCGCCGAGGACGTCGCCAAGCGCCTCATCGACTACGGCTTCCACGCCCCGACCCTGTCGTTCCCCGTCGCCGGCACCCTGATGATCGAGCCGACGGAGTCCGAGGACCTCGCCGAGCTCGACCGGTTCTGCGACGCCATGATCGAGATCCGCCGGGAGATCCAGCGCGTCGCCGACGGCGGCTACGACGCCGAGGACAACCCCCTGAAGAACGCCCCCCACACCGCCGCCTGCCTCGTCTCCGACGACTGGAAGCACGCCTACAGCCGCGAGGAGGCCGCCTACCCCCTCCCGTCCCTGCGGGAGAACAAGTACTGGGCGCCCGTCCGCCGCATCGACCAGGCCTACGGCGACCGCAACCTCGTCTGCTCCTGCCCGCCCCCCGAGGCGTATGAAGATTGA
- a CDS encoding tetratricopeptide repeat protein codes for MIESPDAVSDDAARLCEEARGLAENGEAERAALLFERVLALGDTPFRARAALGLAVVLDDAGHVERAREADRAAIATADPEYGPRAAYHLALTHERAGEHERAAPAWRVVVDFGNPAYLPPAHLALARIADDAGDFDTARDHWEAVIATGDAEYGPPAAHDLAQRLLERDEPARAQRVLTAGLKLIDRGTAPYAYGRLAVALGISYLDQAIGAFGAALGEEPPDPEFGPLATELLARTLPLRGRGAEAGEVWRRGLAEPGTAGQVRARLRRDFGDTDDDGDGDLWWEPVVEHAVSDGSLPALAGEAFGALDHMYALLAVRYAERRSGDARETLGRAVRVPSDYGWGPLLHESFAERFRLATGTAAPDWTEG; via the coding sequence ATGATCGAGTCTCCGGACGCGGTATCCGACGACGCGGCGCGACTGTGCGAGGAGGCCCGCGGCCTCGCCGAGAACGGTGAGGCGGAGCGGGCCGCGCTGTTGTTCGAGAGGGTGCTCGCGCTGGGCGACACCCCCTTCCGGGCGCGGGCGGCGCTGGGGCTGGCGGTCGTCCTGGACGACGCCGGGCACGTCGAGCGCGCCCGGGAGGCCGACCGGGCCGCGATCGCCACCGCCGACCCCGAGTACGGGCCGCGCGCCGCCTACCACCTGGCGCTCACCCACGAACGGGCCGGTGAGCACGAGCGGGCGGCGCCCGCCTGGCGGGTCGTGGTCGACTTCGGCAACCCCGCCTACCTGCCGCCCGCCCACCTGGCCCTCGCCCGGATCGCCGACGACGCCGGCGACTTCGACACCGCCCGCGACCACTGGGAGGCGGTGATCGCGACCGGGGACGCCGAGTACGGGCCGCCCGCCGCGCACGACCTGGCCCAGCGGCTGCTGGAGCGCGACGAGCCCGCCCGGGCCCAGCGGGTCCTGACCGCCGGGCTCAAGCTGATCGACCGGGGCACCGCCCCCTACGCCTACGGGCGGCTCGCCGTCGCGCTCGGCATCTCCTACCTCGACCAGGCGATCGGCGCGTTCGGCGCGGCGCTGGGGGAGGAGCCGCCCGACCCGGAGTTCGGGCCGCTGGCCACCGAGCTGCTGGCACGGACGCTGCCGCTGCGGGGGCGGGGCGCCGAGGCGGGCGAGGTATGGCGGCGGGGGCTCGCCGAGCCCGGCACCGCGGGGCAGGTACGGGCGCGGCTGCGCCGCGACTTCGGCGACACCGACGACGACGGTGACGGCGACCTGTGGTGGGAGCCGGTCGTCGAGCACGCCGTGTCGGACGGGTCGCTGCCCGCCCTCGCCGGCGAGGCGTTCGGCGCCCTCGACCACATGTACGCGCTGCTCGCCGTCCGGTACGCCGAGCGCCGGTCGGGCGACGCCCGCGAGACCCTCGGCAGGGCGGTGCGGGTGCCGAGCGACTACGGGTGGGGGCCGCTGCTGCACGAGAGCTTCGCCGAGCGGTTCCGCCTGGCGACGGGCACGGCCGCCCCGGACTGGACCGAGGGCTAG
- a CDS encoding PPOX class F420-dependent oxidoreductase, which produces METMTDSEWRAFVLEGTRTGKAAVTRKDGSPHVTPIWFVLDGDDLLFNTGRHSVKGRVLARDPRLSVCVDDQTPPFSYVLIQAEASLVEDLDELLRWATVIGGRYMGADRAEEFGRRNAVPTEYLVRARITKVIAERAIAG; this is translated from the coding sequence ATGGAAACGATGACCGACAGCGAGTGGCGCGCGTTCGTCCTGGAGGGCACCCGCACCGGCAAGGCCGCCGTCACCCGCAAGGACGGGTCGCCGCACGTGACGCCGATCTGGTTCGTCCTCGACGGCGACGACCTGCTGTTCAACACGGGCCGCCACAGCGTCAAGGGCCGCGTCCTCGCCCGCGACCCTCGCCTGTCCGTCTGCGTCGACGACCAGACTCCGCCGTTCTCGTACGTGCTGATCCAGGCCGAGGCGTCCCTCGTCGAGGACCTGGACGAGCTGCTCCGCTGGGCGACCGTCATCGGCGGCCGCTACATGGGCGCCGACCGGGCCGAGGAGTTCGGGCGGCGCAACGCCGTCCCCACCGAGTACCTCGTCCGCGCCCGCATCACCAAGGTGATCGCCGAGCGCGCCATCGCCGGCTAG
- a CDS encoding alpha/beta family hydrolase, which translates to MKVATAHGPAEMVLDVVDDPAFLLVLTHGSNGGVEAADLLAVRAEALRLGGAVARVTQPFRLAGRRAPGPAAKQDEAWLEVVAVLRKRFGDVPLVQGGRSNGARVACRTAAAAGAAGVVALAFPLHPPGRPEKTRVDELRSAGVEVLVVNGDRDPFGVPDPADAAQVTILPKERHDLGKDPAAVGRAVEPWLRRWAARPMRTGRE; encoded by the coding sequence ATGAAGGTCGCGACGGCGCACGGGCCCGCCGAGATGGTGCTGGACGTGGTCGACGACCCGGCGTTCCTGCTGGTGCTGACGCACGGGTCGAACGGGGGGGTGGAGGCGGCCGACCTGCTGGCGGTGCGGGCGGAGGCGCTGCGGCTCGGCGGCGCCGTCGCCCGGGTGACGCAGCCGTTCCGGCTCGCCGGGCGGCGGGCGCCCGGCCCGGCGGCCAAGCAGGACGAGGCGTGGCTGGAGGTCGTCGCGGTCCTGCGGAAGAGGTTCGGGGACGTCCCGCTGGTGCAGGGCGGCCGCAGCAACGGGGCCCGGGTGGCGTGCCGGACGGCGGCGGCCGCCGGGGCGGCGGGCGTGGTGGCGCTGGCGTTCCCGCTGCACCCGCCGGGCAGGCCGGAGAAGACCCGGGTGGACGAGCTGCGGTCGGCGGGGGTCGAGGTCCTCGTCGTCAACGGCGACCGGGACCCGTTCGGCGTCCCCGACCCGGCGGACGCGGCGCAGGTCACGATCCTGCCGAAGGAGCGGCACGACCTCGGCAAGGACCCCGCGGCGGTCGGCCGGGCGGTGGAGCCGTGGCTGAGACGATGGGCGGCCCGTCCGATGCGGACGGGCCGGGAGTAG
- a CDS encoding DUF5999 family protein, which produces MCPHQPPCPSHNAPDRDAARTLASHPEQGWSLLCNGVVLFEDTGELLPDGEVIAPHRPTDAQATSAA; this is translated from the coding sequence ATGTGCCCGCACCAGCCGCCTTGTCCCTCCCACAACGCACCCGACCGCGACGCCGCACGCACGCTGGCCTCGCACCCCGAACAGGGGTGGAGCCTGCTGTGCAACGGGGTCGTGCTGTTCGAGGACACCGGTGAGCTGCTGCCCGACGGGGAAGTCATCGCGCCGCACCGGCCGACGGATGCGCAGGCCACGTCCGCCGCTTGA
- a CDS encoding (Fe-S)-binding protein encodes MRVALSVACFDDVLFPGTAKAVTVLLERLGHEVAFPPGQTCCGQFHWTAGYHREAAGLARSHSAAFEGCEVVVAPSASCAATVRDDYPKIARTARDPGLARAAEALAVYELTEFLIDVLGVTDVGAYFPHRVTYHPSCRSLRILGVGDRPVRLLRAVRGLDLVELPSAEECCGFGGAFAMKNADVSVAMVADKVRHVRDTGADVVCAVDDSCLAHIGGALSRLRGGVRTMHLAEILAETGPA; translated from the coding sequence GTGCGGGTCGCGCTGTCCGTCGCGTGCTTCGACGACGTGCTGTTCCCCGGCACCGCGAAGGCCGTGACCGTGCTGCTGGAGCGGCTCGGGCACGAGGTGGCGTTCCCGCCGGGGCAGACCTGCTGCGGCCAGTTCCACTGGACCGCCGGCTACCACCGCGAGGCGGCCGGGCTCGCCCGTTCCCACTCCGCCGCGTTCGAGGGCTGCGAGGTCGTGGTGGCGCCGTCCGCGTCGTGCGCCGCGACCGTCCGCGACGACTACCCGAAGATCGCCCGGACGGCCCGCGACCCCGGATTGGCGCGCGCCGCCGAGGCCCTCGCCGTCTACGAGCTGACGGAGTTCCTCATCGACGTCCTGGGGGTCACCGACGTCGGCGCGTACTTCCCGCACCGGGTCACCTACCACCCGTCCTGCCGGTCCCTGCGCATCCTCGGCGTCGGCGACCGGCCGGTGCGGCTGCTGCGCGCGGTGCGCGGCCTGGACCTGGTGGAGCTGCCGTCCGCCGAGGAGTGCTGCGGGTTCGGCGGCGCGTTCGCGATGAAGAACGCGGACGTGTCGGTCGCGATGGTGGCCGACAAGGTCAGGCACGTCCGCGACACCGGCGCGGACGTGGTCTGCGCGGTCGACGACTCGTGCCTGGCCCACATCGGCGGCGCGCTGTCGCGGCTCCGCGGCGGGGTCCGGACGATGCACCTGGCCGAGATCCTCGCGGAGACGGGGCCGGCGTGA
- a CDS encoding lactate utilization protein B, which translates to MTASSPGTTPSSSGRSGPVPAPRPKFAAAARPELADTRMRRNLRGATAALRGREAAAAAETADWEDLREAGRAIKDDALLDLDSHLEELERAVTEAGGTVHWAADAAEARRVVTGLVRATGAKEVVKAASATTREIGLNDALARAGVTVRETGVAEMAVQLGEDAPSHLLSPAAHRDRAEIAELFRRAVPAAGPGLADDPEALAAAARAHLRDRFLRARVAVTGANFLVAETGTLVLLESEGNARMCLTLPETLISVAGIDKVVPTWDDMEVFLQLLPRSSTGDRMTPYVSSWTGVTPGDGPRALHLVLLDNGRTRALADEVGRAALRCIRCSACLNVCPVYERTGGRPYGPVHPGPIGAVLTPLTRGVESAADASLPYASTLCGACADVCPVKIDIPDMLVHLRGKVVESRRRRPVPTPEMALMRGLAWTMGDPRRHEAAVRRGARWARLLSRGGRIRRLPGLLGKWTEARDLPAPPPESFRGWWDRTRA; encoded by the coding sequence GTGACGGCCTCCTCTCCGGGGACGACGCCGTCCTCCTCAGGCAGGAGCGGGCCCGTCCCGGCGCCGAGGCCGAAGTTCGCCGCCGCCGCGCGGCCGGAACTGGCCGACACCCGGATGCGCCGCAACCTGCGCGGCGCGACGGCCGCGCTGCGGGGGCGGGAGGCCGCCGCGGCGGCCGAGACCGCCGACTGGGAGGACCTGCGCGAGGCCGGGCGCGCGATCAAGGACGACGCGCTGCTCGACCTGGACTCCCACCTGGAGGAGCTGGAGCGGGCCGTCACCGAGGCCGGCGGCACCGTGCACTGGGCGGCGGACGCGGCGGAGGCGCGCCGCGTCGTCACCGGCCTGGTCCGCGCGACCGGGGCCAAGGAGGTCGTCAAGGCGGCCTCCGCGACGACGCGGGAGATCGGCCTGAACGACGCGCTGGCCCGCGCGGGCGTGACCGTCCGCGAGACCGGCGTCGCCGAGATGGCCGTGCAGCTCGGCGAGGACGCGCCGTCCCACCTGCTGTCCCCGGCCGCGCACCGTGACCGCGCGGAGATCGCGGAGCTGTTCCGGCGCGCGGTCCCGGCCGCCGGGCCCGGCCTGGCCGACGACCCCGAGGCGCTGGCCGCCGCCGCCCGCGCCCACCTGCGCGACCGGTTCCTGCGCGCCCGCGTCGCGGTCACCGGCGCGAACTTCCTGGTGGCCGAGACCGGCACGCTGGTCCTGCTGGAGTCCGAGGGCAACGCGCGGATGTGCCTGACGCTCCCCGAGACGCTGATCAGCGTCGCCGGTATCGACAAGGTTGTCCCGACATGGGATGACATGGAGGTGTTCCTTCAGCTCCTCCCCCGCTCGTCGACCGGCGACCGGATGACCCCGTACGTCTCGTCGTGGACGGGTGTCACGCCGGGCGACGGGCCGCGCGCCCTCCACCTCGTCCTGCTCGACAACGGCCGCACCCGCGCCCTCGCGGACGAGGTCGGCCGCGCCGCCCTTCGCTGCATCCGCTGCTCGGCCTGCCTGAACGTCTGCCCCGTCTACGAGCGGACGGGCGGGCGCCCCTACGGGCCCGTCCATCCCGGTCCGATCGGCGCGGTGCTCACCCCGCTGACGCGCGGTGTGGAGAGCGCCGCCGACGCCTCGCTGCCCTACGCGTCCACGCTCTGCGGTGCCTGCGCCGACGTCTGCCCGGTGAAGATCGACATTCCGGACATGCTGGTGCACCTGCGGGGGAAGGTGGTGGAGTCGCGCCGGCGGCGTCCCGTCCCGACGCCCGAGATGGCGCTGATGCGCGGCCTCGCCTGGACGATGGGCGACCCGCGCCGCCACGAGGCGGCGGTGCGGCGCGGCGCCCGGTGGGCGCGGCTGCTGTCGCGCGGCGGGCGGATCCGCCGCCTCCCCGGCCTGCTCGGCAAGTGGACCGAGGCCCGCGACCTTCCCGCGCCGCCGCCCGAGAGCTTCCGCGGCTGGTGGGACAGGACGCGGGCATGA
- a CDS encoding LutC/YkgG family protein, producing MSSREEVLRRVREALAGSRGARPPVPRGYARRLAAADAETRADVLALFTERVADNRAAVRHVGADEAGTAVAAALWGREAKQIVVPADLPFGWLAELDGVRALADAPAVDLDTLAAADGVVTGCAVAVAQTGTVVLDGGRAQGRRALTLVPGYHLCVVHADQIVGTVPEAVGRLDPARPLTWISGPSATYGIETTRVEGAHGPRHLEIILIED from the coding sequence ATGAGCTCGCGCGAGGAGGTGCTGCGCCGGGTCCGCGAGGCGCTCGCCGGGTCCCGGGGCGCGCGTCCGCCGGTGCCGCGCGGCTACGCCCGGCGGCTGGCCGCGGCCGACGCCGAGACCAGGGCCGACGTCCTCGCGCTGTTCACCGAGCGGGTCGCCGACAACCGCGCGGCGGTCCGGCACGTCGGCGCGGACGAGGCGGGCACGGCCGTGGCGGCCGCGTTGTGGGGGAGGGAGGCCAAGCAGATCGTGGTCCCGGCCGACCTGCCCTTCGGGTGGCTCGCCGAGCTGGACGGCGTGCGGGCGCTGGCCGATGCCCCGGCGGTCGACCTCGACACGCTCGCCGCGGCGGACGGCGTCGTCACCGGCTGCGCGGTGGCCGTCGCGCAGACGGGCACGGTCGTCCTCGACGGCGGCCGGGCGCAGGGGAGGCGGGCGCTCACCCTCGTCCCGGGCTACCACCTGTGCGTGGTGCACGCCGACCAGATCGTCGGAACGGTCCCGGAGGCGGTCGGGCGGCTCGACCCGGCGCGCCCGCTGACGTGGATCAGCGGGCCGTCCGCCACCTACGGCATCGAGACGACGCGGGTCGAGGGCGCCCACGGCCCCCGGCACCTGGAGATCATCCTCATCGAGGACTGA
- a CDS encoding TetR/AcrR family transcriptional regulator C-terminal domain-containing protein → MVRQPSINAQNRAPLTTERIVEAALHIVDGQGLGRLTMRRLGDALEVEAMAIYHHLPRGKEQLLDGLVAHVAAAPADTSASGRWQDVLRAWAGGYRERLLAHAGVLPLVVTRRNPVALTATLASLREVLRRGGVAEDAAAVAAHTLLGYVIGHAALEVRGTAEDGAAARIASGEGGEAGAVDWDARFRAGLGVVLGGVR, encoded by the coding sequence ATGGTCAGGCAGCCCAGCATCAACGCCCAGAACCGCGCCCCGCTGACCACCGAGCGGATCGTCGAGGCGGCCCTGCACATCGTGGACGGCCAGGGACTCGGCCGGCTCACCATGCGCCGGCTCGGCGACGCGCTGGAGGTCGAGGCGATGGCGATCTACCACCACCTCCCCCGCGGCAAGGAGCAGCTACTGGACGGGCTGGTCGCGCACGTCGCGGCGGCCCCGGCCGACACGTCGGCCTCCGGACGCTGGCAGGACGTCCTGCGGGCGTGGGCGGGCGGCTACCGCGAACGCCTGCTGGCCCACGCGGGCGTTCTCCCCCTGGTCGTCACGCGCCGCAACCCGGTCGCGCTCACCGCCACCCTCGCGTCGTTGCGGGAGGTGCTGCGCCGCGGCGGCGTCGCCGAGGACGCCGCGGCCGTCGCCGCGCACACCCTGCTCGGCTACGTGATCGGCCACGCGGCCCTCGAGGTGCGCGGCACCGCCGAGGACGGCGCCGCCGCCCGGATCGCCTCCGGCGAGGGCGGCGAGGCCGGCGCGGTCGACTGGGACGCGCGCTTCCGCGCGGGCCTCGGCGTCGTCCTCGGCGGCGTGCGCTAG
- a CDS encoding plectin: protein MPLGRRVSKDVAEPYEADQRLAAEYDDRLAAAGDAERALRDAQAAGAAEPELRELTVAFDRAMTAVLAAAEAAERVAMGPKVYSTEAQDAKARRAAEIAYRKAKARPAVRPWTDEVDRLRTAREAHRLSFRVRPTARV from the coding sequence ATGCCGCTGGGCCGCCGGGTGAGCAAGGACGTCGCCGAGCCGTACGAGGCCGACCAGCGGCTGGCCGCCGAGTACGACGACCGGCTCGCGGCGGCGGGCGACGCGGAGCGGGCGCTGCGGGACGCGCAGGCGGCCGGCGCCGCCGAGCCGGAGTTGCGGGAGCTGACGGTCGCGTTCGACCGGGCGATGACGGCCGTGCTCGCCGCCGCCGAGGCGGCCGAGCGGGTCGCGATGGGCCCGAAGGTGTACTCGACGGAGGCGCAGGACGCCAAGGCGCGCCGCGCCGCCGAGATCGCCTACCGCAAGGCCAAGGCGCGTCCGGCGGTGCGCCCGTGGACGGACGAGGTCGACCGGCTGCGCACGGCGCGGGAGGCGCACCGGCTGAGCTTCAGGGTGCGGCCCACGGCGCGCGTGTGA
- a CDS encoding maleylpyruvate isomerase N-terminal domain-containing protein, giving the protein MERTPPDRCRVLESYQDGVKAIIALAETVADWDVPTPCADWQLIDLAGHLRCVAENFLEYLQDAPDSRLAKLFAQDAATAVLIRQQARQNAAELAVLPPEPGPERILAFGVSAGAYADLMPDMWDRTHLIYRGTKYTVGDHAGAACVEWHLHAWDMARAIGTDYRPRDPDLLVPAWHWGVPHLPLEPGDAWEAVLRSSGRSPRWPDPGEGPGRARRRRSGRQSAVRRPPASPGGPAGRPAK; this is encoded by the coding sequence GTGGAGCGCACGCCGCCGGACCGGTGCCGCGTACTGGAGTCCTACCAGGACGGGGTGAAGGCGATCATCGCCCTGGCGGAGACCGTCGCGGACTGGGACGTACCGACTCCCTGCGCCGACTGGCAACTGATCGATCTGGCGGGGCATCTGCGGTGCGTCGCGGAGAACTTCCTGGAGTACCTCCAGGACGCGCCCGACAGCCGGCTGGCGAAACTGTTCGCCCAGGACGCCGCCACGGCGGTGCTGATCAGGCAGCAGGCGCGGCAGAACGCGGCGGAGCTGGCGGTGCTGCCGCCCGAGCCCGGCCCGGAGCGGATCCTGGCGTTCGGGGTCTCGGCGGGGGCGTACGCCGACCTGATGCCCGACATGTGGGACCGGACGCACCTGATCTACCGGGGCACCAAGTACACGGTCGGCGACCACGCGGGCGCGGCGTGCGTGGAGTGGCACCTGCACGCCTGGGACATGGCCCGCGCGATCGGGACCGACTACCGCCCGCGCGACCCGGACCTGCTGGTGCCGGCCTGGCACTGGGGCGTCCCGCACCTGCCGCTGGAGCCGGGGGACGCGTGGGAGGCGGTGCTGCGCTCCTCGGGCCGCTCGCCGCGGTGGCCGGACCCCGGGGAGGGGCCCGGCCGGGCGCGGCGACGGCGCTCGGGGCGGCAGTCCGCCGTCAGACGCCCGCCGGCCTCCCCGGGCGGGCCCGCAGGTAGACCAGCCAAGTGA